CACCAGATCGTCAACGACCTGCCGCTGGGCCGCAGCATCGCCGAGGCCATCCGCATGGTGGACGCGCTCCAGCACTTCGAGCAGTTCGGCGAAGTCTGCCCGATGAACTGGGAAAAGGGCAAGGAAGCCATGAACGCCACCCACGAAGGTGTGGCCGAGTACCTCAGCAAATAACCATTTAACGGCCCGCCCATACGCGGCGCTAATGCCCCGCGGGGTGGGCCGTTTTTCCTTTCCAATTCTTCCCCCAAAGCCCTTAAATTCGCATCATGGAAAACGTCATCATCATCGGGACCGGCTGCGCCGGCCTGACCGCCGCCATTTACGCCGCCCGTGCCAACCTGGAGCCGCTCGTGATTGAGGGCACCCAGCCCGGCGGCCAGCTCACCACCACCTCCGAGGTGGAAAACTTTCCCGGCTTCCCCGAGGGGATCGACGGCTACACCCTGACCGATAACATCCGCAAACAAGCCGCCCGCTTTGGGGCGAAGTTTGCCAGCGACGTGATCGGGTCCGTCGAACTCAAGGGCGACGTAAAAATCCTCAAGTCCTCCGGCAAGACCTACGAGACCCGTACGCTCATCATCGCCACTGGCGCCCGCCCGCGCCTGCTCGGCATCCCCGGCGAACAGGAGATGTACGGCGGCAAGGGCGTTACCACCTGTGCCACCTGCGACGGTGCCTTCTACCGGGGCATGGAGGTGATCGTGGTTGGCGGTGGTGACTCGGCCTGTGAAGAGGCACTTTTCCTCACCCGTTTCGCCAGCAAGGTCACCATCCTGCACCGCCGCGACGAGTTCCGCGCCTCCAAGATCATGGCCGATCGCACCCTCGCCCACGACAAGATCGAGGTCCGCTGGAACACGGTCCCCGAGGAAGTCCTCGCGGATGAGTCCGGCAACATGCGCGCCGTGCGCGTCAAGGACGTCAAAAGCGGCGCAGTCTCCGAGATCGAGGCCAAGGGCTTCTTTATCGCCATCGGGCACATCCCCAACACGGCATTCCTGGGCGACGAAATCCCCACCGACGAAGACGGCTACATCGTCTCCAACCACGCCAGCGGCGTGCACACCGAGATCGAGGGCGTCTATGTCGCCGGTGATTGCTCGGACCACGTTTACCGCCAGGCCATCACCGCCGCCGGGATGGGCTGCCGCGCCGCCATCTCCGCCGAGCGCTACCTGACGGACAAGTTCGGCGTCGGCGCGTAAGCGACCGGTCCCAAGTAGCTTTGAGGGTTATACGAGAGGGTGTTTTTTCAAAAAACACCCTCTCTCGCTCTCACCCAAAACGTTTGAGACGGAACTTCGTTCCTTCGCAAGAACCGTAAAGCTTCAACCCTGGAGAGAAGCGGTATGATGATGTCCAGTGCGGCTACGCGCCGCAAATTTGGTTTGTGCCAGTGACAGAGCCTGCCCATGCTCGCCGCCATGTTCAACAAAATGGTCCTCGCTCTCTTCCCGGTTTGCCTGCTCGCGGGCTGCGCACAATTTGAAAAAAACGTCGAAGCCGACGAAAACGCTCCCAAGGTCCAAACCCTCGACGCCAACCAGTCGCAGCAAGTGGAAGACTGGGCTGGCAACGGCCAGATCAACGCCTACGAGGCCGAGCAGATGCAGGAGTCGATCAACGGCGGGCAATAAGCTTCGCCGCGCCACAGGATCGCCCTCGCGTTTATCATCGACTC
This DNA window, taken from Ruficoccus amylovorans, encodes the following:
- the trxB gene encoding thioredoxin-disulfide reductase, coding for MENVIIIGTGCAGLTAAIYAARANLEPLVIEGTQPGGQLTTTSEVENFPGFPEGIDGYTLTDNIRKQAARFGAKFASDVIGSVELKGDVKILKSSGKTYETRTLIIATGARPRLLGIPGEQEMYGGKGVTTCATCDGAFYRGMEVIVVGGGDSACEEALFLTRFASKVTILHRRDEFRASKIMADRTLAHDKIEVRWNTVPEEVLADESGNMRAVRVKDVKSGAVSEIEAKGFFIAIGHIPNTAFLGDEIPTDEDGYIVSNHASGVHTEIEGVYVAGDCSDHVYRQAITAAGMGCRAAISAERYLTDKFGVGA